The Sorangiineae bacterium MSr11954 DNA segment CGCCGCCCCGGCGAAACGCGACCTTGCAAATGTCGTGGATGACCGCGCCGCCCGCGCTCGTCACCACGCCGATGATGCGCGGCTCGGTCGGGAGCGGCCGTTTGCGCTCGCGGGCAAAGAGCCCCTCGGCGGCGAGCTTCTCTTTGAGCTTCTCGAGCGCCTCGAGCAGAGCCCCTTTCCCATCCGGCTCCGCCCGATCGGCGACGAACTGCAGCCGCCCCCGCGGCGCCCAGAACGTGGCCCGCCCGCGCAGGCGCACCCTCGCGCCCTCGGCCAGCAACCGGCGCGCGCGCACCGTGACATTGGTGCGGTACATCACCGCATCGATGGCCGCCTCCTCGCGCTCGTCTTTGAGTGTAAAATACAAATGGCCGCTGGGGGCGGCGCGCACACCCGAGACCTCCCCCTGCACCCACACGGCCAGGGCCATCTTCTCGTCCATGGCCGCCTGAAGCACCCGCCCGAGCTCGGCGACCGAAAGCAGCTTTCGCTCCTCGGACGCCGGGGGTGCAGGAGGCGCAGGAGGCGGAGCGGGCGGAGGCGCCGGCGGGGGCCTCGGACTGAAGTCGAACGGCAACGTCACGTTGAGGGCGAGTCTAGTACGGCGCGCCGCCCTTCAAGGTGGGATTCGGGCGGTCGCATCGAACGACGGATTCCGCGGGCCGGGGGCGCCGGGTATAGTGCGCGACCATGTCGAAGGGTTTTCGCAAGGTCCTGGTCGCCAATCGGGGTGAGATTGCCGTTCGCGTCGTGCGGACGCTTCATGAGATGGGGATCGCGGCGGTGGCCGTCTATTCGGACGTCGACCGGGCGGCGCTGCATGTGCGCGTGGCGGACGAAGCGTATCCGATCGGGCCCGCGGCGGCGGCCGAGAGCTACCTGCGCGTCGACAAGATCATCGACACGGCCAAGCGGGCCGGGTGCGATGCCATCCACCCCGGTTATGGCTTCCTCAGCGAGAACCCGCTGCTCCCCGAGGCTTGCGAGCGGGCCGGCATCGTCTTCATCGGGCCCGCGGCCAGCGCCATGCGTCAGATGGGCTCGAAGACGGCGGCGCGCAAACGGATGCAGGACGCGGGGGTGCCCATCGTCCCTGGCGCGACCTGTGAGACCACCGAGGAGGCCACGGCGGCCGCCAAGAAAATTGGCTTCCCCGTGATGCTCAAGGCAGCGGCCGGCGGCGGCGGAAAAGGGATGCGCCGGGTGGAGAGCGCCGAGGAGATGGCCTCCGCCTGGGAGCGCGCCCGCAGCGAGGCCAAGAAGTTCTTCGGCGACGACACGGTGTACATCGAAAAGGCGATCCTCTTCCCCCGGCACGTCGAGATCCAGGTGCTCGGCGATCGCGAGGGGAACATGGTGCACGTGTTCGAGCGCGACTGCTCCATCCAGCGGCGCAATCAGAAGGTCGTCGAAGAGACCCCCTCGCCCGCCGCCTCGCGCGAGCTGGTTGCCCAAATGGGCGCCATCGCGGTGCAAGGGGCCAAGGCGGTCGGGTACCACTCGGCGGGCACCTTCGAGTTTCTCCTCGCCCAGGACGGCAGCTTCTACTTCCTCGAGATGAACACCCGCCTCCAGGTGGAGCACCCCATCACGGAGCTGATCACGGGCCTCGATCTGGTGCGCGAGATGGTCCTCGTGGCCCAGGGGGAGCCCCTCACCTTTGCGCAAAAGGACATCGTCGCGCGCGGCGCGGCCATCGAATGCCGCGTCTATGCCGAGGATCCGTCGACCGGCTTCTTGCCGTCGCCCGGGAAAATCGAGCGGCTGGTGGTGCCGGCCGGCCCGGGGGTGCGCGACGACGGGGGCGCGT contains these protein-coding regions:
- a CDS encoding acetyl-CoA carboxylase biotin carboxylase subunit; this encodes MSKGFRKVLVANRGEIAVRVVRTLHEMGIAAVAVYSDVDRAALHVRVADEAYPIGPAAAAESYLRVDKIIDTAKRAGCDAIHPGYGFLSENPLLPEACERAGIVFIGPAASAMRQMGSKTAARKRMQDAGVPIVPGATCETTEEATAAAKKIGFPVMLKAAAGGGGKGMRRVESAEEMASAWERARSEAKKFFGDDTVYIEKAILFPRHVEIQVLGDREGNMVHVFERDCSIQRRNQKVVEETPSPAASRELVAQMGAIAVQGAKAVGYHSAGTFEFLLAQDGSFYFLEMNTRLQVEHPITELITGLDLVREMVLVAQGEPLTFAQKDIVARGAAIECRVYAEDPSTGFLPSPGKIERLVVPAGPGVRDDGGAYPGSEISSFYDPLVSKLSVWAPTRERAIARMRRALGEYVITGIRTNLSFHEKLLAHPDFAAGRYDTGFLERNKESLLGYAAVPDSRSRAVAVAVAIAAARMERETGANEAHVGEVGSRLAPWVAHHRARRSM